The DNA segment CCGAGGGGGGTGTGGTAGAGCATGTGGTGGTTCTGGTTGATAGAGAGGAGGGAGCGGCTGAAGCCCTAGCGGAGAGAGGTGTAAAGCTTCACCCCGTAATCGGGATCGGTGACCTAGCGGATAGGCTGGTTGAAATCGGAGCCATCACTGAGGAGCAGCGCCGGGAGATCCTGGCTCAAAGAGAGAAGAAGAAAGGCTAGCTAGCCTCTCTCCAGGGGCCTGGTGGAGTTGAGGTTGTTCGTTGATCCCATCGTCATCGAGAATCGAGGCCACAGGATGCTGGGGCTCCTCCATGTGCCATCTGAGTCTAATCCCCCTGTCGTTGTGATGTGTCATGGATGGACGGGGAACATGCACAGCCATGGGCTGTTCGTTGAATGCGCCGACGCCCTATGCGATGAAGGATTTATGGTGTTGAGGTTTGATTTTAGGGGCTCGGAGCACAGCGAGGGAGAGTTCAGCCAAGTCACCGTTAAGGGGGAGGTCAGCGACCTACGGAAAGTGTTGAAAACCCTGCCGAATTTGGGATGTGACTGTAACCGGCTGGGAGTTTTAGGGTACAGCCTTGGAGGACTCGTCGCGTTGAGGGGCGCGAGGGAGGCTGCTAAGGCGATGGTGCTGTGGGCTCCAACCTCCAGACCCGCCGAGGAGTTTAAGCGAATACTGGGCGAGGCGAAGCTGGCTGAGCTGGAGAGGAAGGGGTACACGTGGTTTGTTAAGGAGCCTTCACCCTACCGTCGAACCGTGAAGTTTAAGGTCGGCTTACCGTTCTGGCGGGAGATACAGCGCCTCAACCCCGCTGAGGAGGTTGAAGGCCTTAAATGCCCGGTGAGGGTGATCCACGGTGTTCAAGACGACTTGGTGGATTACCGACACTCCGTCGAGTTATCGAAACGTCTCCCCATCAACAGCGATTTAAAGCTCATCGAAGGCGCCAACCACATGTTCGATCAACCGGAACACGCCTCGCAGCTGGTGAAGCTGACCATGGAATGGTTTAAAAAATGGGTTTAAACTTGAACTTTAACAGCTCTCCGCGATGTGGGAAGCGTGTAGAACATCCGTTTATTTGTTTGTTTGACAGCTATGGGAAGGGTTCTCCTGATTGTTGGAGGTTCACATTTATCTGTATTTGATCGTTGGTTAGAACCATTCTTTCAGTGGTCAAGTATCCTGGAATCGAGTAGGTAACTGTGACCGTTTCGCCTGTTGATGGGAGGTGGAGGGCGTACTCGCCGTCCACGGTGTAGGCTATTTGGCCTTTAGCCTCCACGGTGGCCCAGTTGAGGGGAATGATGGGTGGATGGGTATTTGTTTCTCCGGTGACGAGTCCGTAGATTTTTATCATGCGCTCTATATGGTAGTATACGCCGACCTCATAGCCTAGGTCTGGGAGGTTGGCGTAGACCTCCAGGGTTTGTGTGAACATTCTGTCGTATCCGAAGTCTGGGATGTGAACGGTGTAGTTTCCTACATCTAAGCCGTAGTCCTTCCATCTGACGCCGTTCGGGTCGACGTAGTGGAAGTGGCCTCTACCGTAGAACCCGTATGTGGAGAAGGTGAAAATGGAGGAGCCTATGGTTCCGTTGACAACCTCCACTCCTTTGAGGTCGCCGTCCAGCGATACCTGGGGTCTGATGGTTACGTTTTCAGTTAGGGTTACGAACAGCCCGTTCATGGTTAGAGGGATGGAGCCGTATATCCTGTTTCCGATGATGAGGGGGAAGGATGTAGGCGTGAACTGGCTGAGGGAGATGTATATGATCACTTCGACTGTTTGCACGTAGCCATAGGTGTAGGCTTTCACCGAGTAGTTGTCTGTTTCCAGAGCGTTGGGTATCCGGCCTTGATATATGATTTCGCTTATGTTCCAGTTGTGTCCTGTGAAGTTAAGCGTGGCTGTGGTGTCCGTCACCCCTGGGCTTCCCGGCTTGAGGATTGACTCAGCGTATCCCACCTCTAGGCCAGAGCTGTCAGTGAAGTATACGCGGAGCCTAGGAGGCGGACACCAATCCATGAACCTCCACCTCACTGGGGCCTGGGCTATTCGGGTTCTGGGTTTGGAGGTCATGGACATAACCGTTACCTGGGTGGCGCCTCCCCTAAGCATGTCAACCGCCACAGTGGTGTTTCCTCCCTTTCCCAGCGTAAACTCCGATACTGCAGCCTGCACGTATCCTCTGATCCATACGCGAATGTAGTAGGAGCCGGGTTCAAGACCGTAATCCCATGGACTGGGCCCTGGATAGGAGCCTACGACCCAAACACCTGAATATGATTTGTTGTAGTGCTCGCTGAACCCTAGTATATGGAATCTGAGCAGAGGGGTTTGACTCCCTGAAGAATAGTCGGCGTATTGGACGACACCGTCGGGCTGGGTTCGGTTGAGAACCGTTAATCCCTTTAAGACACCTTCAGAGCTGTACATTTCGATAAGTATGTTGCCTCCGAAATGTTTGCCGGTTTTGGAGCCGTAGGTTCGGGCTTCAGCCTCCTTGGGAGTTTCAAGGGTTCGACCCGGCGAGGCGAACAGCCTTATTTCACCCGTCACTACGGCCCCATACGGTAGACGAGACTCTCCCACATCGACATGGCTTCCGTATCCGCTTAATGTAACGGTTTTCATCTGTTCCTTAGGTAGGGTGAACCCGTAAACCCAGATTTTCACGGTGTATGTTCCAGGTCCGAAGCCCGCGTACTCAGTTCCCAACGCTGGGTAGCCGACGTGTTTTGTACCGTTTCTAATGATTAGACGGTAGCTTTCCGTGGGGTTGTTGGCTGACTGGTAGGTTTGAGAGGCCACTATGACGTTGTTTTTATCGTAAACTTCCACGGTGTAGTTTAACCCCTGGTAGCCTAACGCGTGAAGGTACGGAGAGTCCAAAGGCCGAATCGGGTTATTATATTGATCCACGTAGGTGAGGTGGCCGGTGATGACACATCCCCGGTTTAGGGAGAAGTTCCAAACGTATAGCCCCGATGATTTCCCTACGATATAGGTATTGGAAGTTTCTGTCACCGCGTATGCGTAGCCTGTTTCCGGATAATAGCTGGCTGAGCCTATGAGACGGTATTCGCCCGCGTAAAGGCCTGTGATGTTGAAGAAGCCTGTCGCTGGGTCGACAAATCCTCGTCCGATCACGCCTGTGTGGACTTCAACGGCGTAGACGACGCCTTTCGCCTTAATGTATTTTCTCGCCGTTTCGTCGACCACGTAGCCGTATATGTGGCTGGGGTTCTCCCTCATGCTCACCAACACTGAAAGAACCTTGTCAGGATTGGAAGGATAATGAGGTGCGCCGTCGGACTCCATGGATTTGGCGATGTAAACGGTGAAGTTGTATACTCCGGCTATGTTTGGTGCCTTTAACCCACGTAATAGGATGTATTTCGGCGGGGTGAAGTTGTAGTATGCGCCGGTGCAGCTGGGGCCTAGGTATATGGGTGGATTCCACACTTCCACGGTGTAGGGGGCGTTTCTATCGTATGGGTAGTGCTTTGACTGGTCGACCACCTTATAGTAGTAGTAGTCGTTGGAGATGTTTGACTCTACGATGGAGGTGTCGTTTTCAGGGGTTCCTTCTAGGAATTCTCGGGGAACCTCGATTTTCACGGCGACTCCGGTTTCGGTGATGTCGATTTTCACGTCCCCAACCGTGTTGAAGAACGGACCCCAGCCTTGGGAGGGCTTTAACGTAGCCTCACCTGATAGGTGGATGGGTGGATGGAGGATGAGGATGCTCAAGAGGATGGCGGTGAGGATGAACACGTAAGGTCTCACCTCACATCCTTTCTCATCCAACTCGGCTCTGCCTCCACCCGGGTAGAGTTGTAAGCGTGTTTTTCGTCGAAGGTCCGTTAAAATCCTTTTAAACTAGGGTTTGTGTTAAAGGCCTTTTTGCCACGATTAACCTGCTAAGATGGTGGCCTTTAACTGCTGAGAGAGATTTCCTAACAAAGATCGTTTTTCTAATTTTGATCATGATGCCAACTTCAACGTGGGATAACCCTAGGTTTAAGGTCTCGTAAAGATGGAGTGAGAGAGTCATAATCCTCCCTAATAGGTGGTGGGGTCGATGCGATTTTTGAGGGAGGAGGCGAAGTTGAAAACTTCAGGCGTAATGGTTAGTGGTTGATTGGGCTTGAGAAGAATATGGGACTCGGTGGGGCCTGGTTTAAATGATGGTTGAAGAGGTGGAGAATTGGGGTTACGGGCTCGTGGTTGGTGGAGGTTAGGATGCGTGGCTGGGGTAGATGGTTGAGGAGCCTTATCCACCCGTTTACTGTTCAGCTGTTTCTGTTCGGAGCTTCAGCCGGGTTCTTGACGGCGCTGGTCTACCCGAGGATCGGTGAGCTCTACTTGGCCATGTACGGCGAAGAAGTAAGGTTTTACGTGTTTCGGATGATGGTTGAATATGGTTCGATGGGCGCGGTCTTAGCCGTTTTCTCACGGAACATGTTGTTGGCGGCTGTGTTAACGCTCGCCCCATGTTTTATATCCTTCATTTACCGGTATGGCGGCGAAGGCTTAGACCGGTCTTTGACGGCGTTTTCAACGTGCGCCACATTAGCCTACGGGTTCGCCCCCTATGGTTTGATTCTCGGTCACCTATACACGCGATGTCAGGTCGAGGAGTTTACTTAGCTCCTCACGCCCCATTGGAGGCCTCGGCGATCCTATATGCGGCGTCCCTTAGCCTCCAAGTAAGGGATGCGGCTTGGAGAGGAGGACTCGCCGCCAAGCTAGCTACAAGGTCGATAAGTCAAGCCGCTCGAAGGGTTTTAGCTTCAGGAATTGTACTCGCCGCAGCGGCACTCCTTGAAACCTTCCTCTCCCCTATGCTCCTTTGAAGTGAGAGTTTAATTTTAACCAAGATTGAACTGCCGATATTAATTAATTGACGCTTTAATTGTGGTTCAGCGAAATACGGTTTAGAAGTGAAGCGTCGTATGAGCGTATTCTTTCAATCGCGGCTTACATTCTCGTTCTAGATTATTTCACTGTCCGCGTCGACGTGTATGGACTTTAAGCTCGTCTGAGCTTCATTCTTTTCTGTCGTAATTGTAATGAAAGTGCTCCTATGTCAATTCGTCAGGTATTTTGACTTTTATTTCCTTGATTCTTTTAAACGATTCATCCCTCGTTGCTAGAATGTCTGCCTTTACATTTACCGCGGTTAATAAAATGTGTTCACCAAACTTACATTTTTCAGCGTATTCTAGCATTTTAAAAGCAATTCTTTCATCTATTGAAATAATTTTGATTATGCCTAATTCAGATGGGTCTCTCATATAACTTGATGCTTTTTTGCTTCTTTATAACCTAATTCTCTATAAATAACCCAGATTATTTCTGATAATGTTATTGATGAGATGTATCCTTCAAATTTATTCTGCTCCACAAGTTCTAGGAATTTCTTGGAAGATTCTAAAATTCTTTTTCTTCAAAAATTATGTTTAGAAAGACGTTTGCATCGATTAGTATTTTCATCTTCTGTCCTATTCTTTAAGAAATTCTTTATGTAGTTTCGAACTGCTTTTTTGGTTTTTTCCTAAACCGACTAGATTACCGATGATGCTCGCTCTTCTTGGCTTTAAAGTCACTTATTGCTTTCTTAATTCGAGAGTATTTTACTGCCCTTACTTATTCCTAGCTTCTCCCTCAGCGCCTTAGATAATGTTAACTGCCCTTTGCTTGTCACTTTGACTTCATATTTCTCTCTCATGAGTATGGAATGCCTGTCTCTACTTATTGATTTATCTCATTAGCCTTCTAGCTTCACGCCCAATTCCGTGTCCCACGACATTGATGAACCTCACTCCATGTTCGTTTCAAGAGCTAATAATGCTGCTTAACGGCGGGGTTCGAAGCTGACGGTCAGGGCATTGAAGCCACTCCCGAAGTCACTCCCATGTTTGTATATATTATAGCTTAGGAGTGCCCTGTTTCGCTAGCCTTAATGTTGTCTATGACAATTCTATCGATGGCAGGCCTGTCCATGGATAGTCATGCGAGTTCGTCTAGGTTTTGAATGTTAACAGCTAACAAGTGATAATACTGTTTTTTTCTTTTAGTGGCGATCAAAGATTTTTCAGGGGATTTGTTTGCTGCTTGTAGAGTGATAGAAACTTTTCTATGGATCGATCGTAGGTTTTTTCGATTTCAGGCTGAAAGTAGCATGCTGGAAGCTCGTTGTGAGCCCTATGGTTTCTTACACATTCGCAGCATTTTCCCCTCATATCGCATGGATATGTACAGGGGCAATTGGCCAAGTTTACGCGTATGTTTACACATTCATTCAATTTGAATCACCGTTCCATTAACAAGCCTTAACGGTTGATCGCCCTAATCCGCTGTTTATAAATTCAAACAGACTGGCAGTTTAATGGGGTAGATGGTAACGGCGTTAAAGGCGATAACCGAGAGTCCTATACGCTTCAGCGGCAAAATTAAATAAAAATTAAATAAATCTCTTCACGTAGTGAAGGTGGTGGCAGGGCGTTAAGGTGGTTCCTAGCCATTCAAGTATAGAAGCCATGTCCACTCTTTCAACTTTCCCGCGATCGGGTCTACTTGAAGCCCCAGCGCTTCCAACGCCACGACTCCAATTAACACCTTATCTATTATGTTTGAAATCAGCGCCGGAACGATTTCGCTTCTACCTTCCAGCTCCATCCATATCCTCGAACGTTCAAACTCCAGCTTCCCAGCCCCAGTCTCCACGGTAGATTTCCCCGTCACCTCAAGGTTAAGCTCCTCAGCCAACTTACGCGGCACCACGGTAAGCGTCGCACCTGTATCCACGAGAGCGTCGACTTCGACAACCCTGCGACGCTCACCGTCACCTATCTTAGCCCTAACCCACACATGACCCAAACTTAACTCCCTAACCTAGGACCGCTACAAGCTATTTAAGGCCCTTTTCATAAGCTATTATCTTCTCTACTCTTTAGCACCGTATTAAGGTTTTAGAGGTTTGGTTTAAAACTCAATTGCGTGAGTGGTGAAGCCTAGGGCTATTAAGGAGTATCCGTTCATGTAGATTAAATCGGAGAATAATAGGTATGTTTCTGAGTCTGTGGAGGTGGCTAGGTTAAAGAAGATGTCCGCGAGGAATGTGGTGGTTATGCCGGTCACTAGTATGAGCCAGGCCTTTGATATTTTTCCTCCTCTGAAAATGGAGTAGATCATTGTTAGAAGGCCTAAAATTACGATGTCCGCTATTAGATAATAGTTGTAAATGATTAGGTCGATGAGTGGCGCTTTATATATTTTGGAGGCTAGAGTAAAAGTGATGACGGAGAGCGCAGCGGTTAAAAGCGAGATTGAAAGGATGGTTCTTCGCTTTAAGGCGTAGGTTGGGTTAAATCTTTTAAGAATTGTGTATGTTCCAAGCCCCATGAAAACGTAGCCGCTCATCCAGAATAGGTCTGAAAGCGATGGGAACGGCGTCTCCACGTTTAAAATTCTTGTGTAAACTGGCCATAGGAGCTCGCCTAAAAACCATAATGTTGCCCCTGAGGTTAGGTAGGCGAAGCATTTGCCAAAAATGGAGCGCGACCCGTATCGATCTACCAGATAGAAGCCGGTAACCACGGGGAGAAAGGCAAGAGCCGCAACGCTATAATCCGTGTATGTGTCGAGTAGAGAAGGCCTTGCCACCGCTAATATTAAGTATAGAAAGGAGCTTGCAGCCATTACAGCCGCTATTCCGCGGAAGGCCCATTTGCCCATGGCTGACGTTTCCTACAGTTTTCCCTGCGTGGATTGGCTAGGATTTCAATGAAATCTCCGTTTCATGCATTAATATATTTAAATTTTTTCCCTCTGATTTATATAAATTTGCGATAAGCTAACACATTATTCATTTTCATCAAAGCCTGGTCGGCTTTGATGAAAGATTGATTAGAGGTGAATGGTTCTTAGTCGATGCTTTTTTAAGGGCTAGATGAGGATTTGAAGGATTTCCAGTAAATTGTGAACTTAACATTTATCGTCTCCCCTTACATAGTTTAAAGCGAGCATAACGTTCTTCAGGGTTATCACGCTGTTCCGTCGAAGATACCTCGCCGGTTTTATGATTGACACACCGCTCTAGAGGACGATTTCACCGTTGGGAAGGCTGTCGCCTTCATGAGAAAGCCGAAGAGCCTGTCAACTTAATGTTTCAAAGACAATCTCTCAATTTGACAAGCCAAGGTCGAAAGCTGTAACCATTCCTACTTGTACCAGTTAAGCTTCCTTCAACTTCCGGAGGGGGTTTCGAGGATACGGTTACGTAGCCCAGGTTCAAAGGTTACGAGTTTACGTTTACAAATCAGGGTTTATCTAAAACGGAGGAGGTCATCGCCATCCAAGCGGCGGTTAACTTAAGCCTTAGTGTTTATTCTACTCGTTCGTGTTTTCTACCGGGAGCTTTAAAAGGGCCGTCCTCTATGAGGCTTTTTCACTCTTTCTTTTCGCTTTTTTTCACCTTATTTATTGGCTCCCATCTAAACCTCCATAATCCCCTCCCGAAGGATTCTACGGCGATTTCAAGCTCCTCAGCTAAGGCGTCGCTTATTAACAGCTCTTCAGCCAACGGCGACACAACCATGTCAACGTTTTCAACGGTCTTCGAACCTCCTTCCGCCGTTAAAATTTTCACCTTACCCACCTTCAGGTAGATCCACGCCTTTAAAACACCACCAGCGGTGTCGAACTCCGCTTCAAGGGCCTCTTCAGGAGGCCATAGGCCCAGCTGCTTCGCCGTGTCGATGGGGATTAAAAGCTGTGGTGAAGGCGCCTCATACCCGCTGTTGAGCAAAGCCACTTTTTCAACGCTTTTGGATCCGACGTTGACCTTTAACCTTACCCTCACGACCAACCTTTAACACTTTTAATCTTCCAATTTTCCCTAACCGTCTCAGCTTCATCCTGCCGATAAAAAACTTTCGAGAACTCATACTATGAGCTTAAGGCTGGAAGCAATCTAATAAAGCTTCTGCTACGGACCACTTCTTAACCCTTCATGGAACACCAATCATCTATCACCTTATTCAACGAGAGCTTCCTATTTATTGGCGGAGCGGGTTCCACTACTAGCAGGTGGAAAACCATCAGAGCAAAAATCGTATCCACCATATCTGTGCATGGGGATAGTTTCCTTCCCATACTAGTTTGATGGGTCTTCCCATATTGATAAAGGCTTGTACGTTATTTAGGATGCTCATTAGACCCTTCATGAACCTGGCGTGCAGGCTTATACTCTATATGGCGGAGTTTAAAGGTTTTGAAGGATGCCTGATGAAGCTGAGAGCGAATAGTCAGCTCGGTCTCGCTTCCTCTAACTATGAAAGGCGAAGTAACGTATTATGGCATGGATGTTTCCATCGTTATGGCTGGCACTGGCGTTTCTCTGTCGAGGCATTTGCTCGCGCAAAACTGTATATGGTTTCGACTTCGCGTTTATCTGCCGATGTAATTTTTAATTTTTTCGGCTCGAGTCAATGCTTATAATGGGTAGTATTCTTAGGCTTCTAACCATTTCATATATGGCTGAGTTCTGGTTGCCCTTTTGTTTTAGATCTTATATCGCTCAGTTGGAAGGTTTTTCTTGCCTGGGCATGTTATCTCAGAAAATCTTATATTGTTGGGTTTCTCCTTATTATCTGGGAATTGGGCATGTTTCCGGAAGCTAAGGTCAAGGTCAGCAAGAAGAACACCCTCTACATTCCAAAATCCATCGCGAACGCTGTGGGCATTAAGGAGGGAAACGCCGTGAAGCTAAGGGTTGAAGGCTCCAATATAGTGTTAGAGGTTCTACTAGACCCATTCGACCTAGCCCTCACAGCACCTAAATTCGCTAAGACGACGTTTAAAGACTTCGAGAAGGAATCTGAGGAATTTCAAGATGAGCTCTTCGGGTCCGATTAAACTCCTCTTAGACTCCACATACCTACTGCCCATCATAGGCGTCGAAGTAGAAGGCGTTGAAAGGACGTTAATAACGCTTAAAAAGCTCCGCGAAGAAGACAAAGCAGAATACTACTATACACCATTCAACATACTTGAGATTCTAGGTAAACTTAGCAAGTTAAAATACGACCTAAACAGGGTAGCCGCAGGTCTATACGCCATAGAAGAGGAGTTCACACTTACTTATCAGACCGCTGAAGGATGCGTGAAAGCGTTAAACCTTAGGTCTCGAGGACATAGGGACATCATAGACCTACTACTATACACGACTTCTCTTACAAGGAGCATACGATTCCTAACGAGAGACGACAACTTAATAGATTTCCTCGATAAAAACGATCAAACGACCGAAAACGTACTGCGAGAACATGAGCTTCTAGAAAAATACGGTTAAGAATCCCTTTCCACTCAATAGAAAAAGAGATGAAGGAAACAGCGGTCTTTACGAGTCTTTCCGATGCATTTTAAATCGGCGTAAACCATCATAGACCAGCGGGGGAATCGTTAAGGGGATGCGATAGGGCAGAGCGTGATTTTTCCATTATCGAAGGTGCAGGTGACCGGTAACGTCATAAACGAAGCCGATTATAATGTAAGCGGAGGCGATGTAAACTATATTATGTGTTCTTATGAATTTCAAATTATTCATGTCCTCCAATTTCATGTGATGTAGGGTTTTATGGTGATTTGAAGGCTCATTTGTTAAATGATATTTAGGGCGAAATTACTTCTTTACTGCCAAGCGTTTCGACGTATTTTGACGCCATTTTCCTTCAGCTTGTGGTCGTCTGTTACAAGTATGAGACCATTTCTTACGGCCATGTAGAAGTATGATGCATCGTACACGGTGAGGCTTTCCTTGGAAGCTGTTTCGAAGATTTCTTTCTCTGAACCTCTTATTGTTAACACTTCCATTACAGCGTAAACTTTCACATTTAGAAATTTCAACGCCGTATCCTCGCCAATCCTCTTTAAAAGTTTGCATTCCTTCCATACGGCGCTGAGGGATTCGTAGGGGCTAAGTCTAATGTTACGCCATTGGCGAAGGGTTTGATCATACCTCTCTTAACTAGGTTAACTACGGAGCTGGAGTCGAATAGGTAGAGTCTACATCATCTCCCTGTCCCCGCGGATGAGCTTAACGACCTTCTCGTCAGGTATGTGGGAAACGTGTTGACTGAGCTTTTCAGCCTCTTCTTTTACCTCGCTGAGCATTCGCTTCTTAACCTCGTCCTCCAAGGCCTTCCTGATGATGGGCCCTGGCTTGACGCCGTACTTGTCGAGCAGCGTCTTCAGTTTCCAGGGTAGCTTCGCGGAGACGGTGACGTAGCCCATGACCACCACCGTTCCCCACTATATGTTTACACATATAGGGTTTACCTAAATTCGGCCAAAAAGCAATAAAGCACCCTTCCTTGTCAAGCGAGACCTAGTTTGAATCCACACGTTTTTATCGCGTTGTTCGTTCAACAAACTTCACAGATGAAAGCTTACACAACTTTTGTTAACAGCAGATTACCTGCGAGAAACGTTCGGATGCTACGGATAGAAGAAAATATCTACCGCAGAAGAACATAGACCTACTACTATGCGCGACGTCCCTCAGAAGGAACATGCGATTCCTAACAAGGGACGATATTACTGCTTTTTCGCCCGCCATCATTACTCCCATGAATCTATATTGCCTTCGTCCTTTTCGGTTTGATTAAAATGCATATTACGAATTGGTGTCTATGTAATCAACCGATTACCTCTTCTTACAGTTTATCTCCATAAACCCAACCTAACTTCTAACTCTCCACCATACTTTTCAGACCTTTTCCAGCATTTTTTAGCTAAATTCTCCTCCGAAAAGGGTTTTTATTTCTACGCTTTCTCTTTTACTCCATGAATTGCAGGCTTATTCACCTTTAATCCAACGCTTTCTCTAGCGAGTTTCGGTACAGGTAACCGGTCCTTTGGACCAATTTTAACTTTAACTCTCACTCTTTCTCACAAGTTTCCCTATACTTGTCTGTTAAGACCTTGTGTTTATGCGCTGGAATGAGCGAGTAGAGCAGGTGTTTTATGAACCTATTTTACGTAGCTTTTATTATCCATGAATCACCCCTCCTCTCTAATTTTCCATTCTTCTCCATTTCATCGAACCTTTTCTTCAACCCTGTCCAGAAGCCGTCGTCGAGTATTACTATCCCATCCTTTAGAGCGTTAAGTATTAATGGATTGAAGTTGGTGAACATTTCTAAAATTTCCAGCTCGGTGTAGATTAAGAGTTCAACCCATCCGTTAGAGTATTCGGAATATTCGTAGATTCTATCGCTAAGTTTTTCAGACTCCTCGGATACGATTATTATCAGATCTACATCGCTTGAATAATCATAATCTCCCCTAGCCATAGATCCATGTAAAACTATGGATTTTATTCTATCTCTCTTATCTGAGGATAGAAGCTTTTCAACACAGGATTTAAGCGAATAATACCTAGGCAACTCTAGCAACTTTCTTTGCAAAGTTAAACACTTCTTCAGCGTCCTTTACGGCTTGAACGGCATCTTCTCTATCATACATGTGTATTGGAGCCCCACTTGGAAAAGCGTTAGGATACCTGGTAGGGATGTAAAACCTGTTAAGCCTTTTACACGCGGACTTCAGGCTGTTTGAAACCTCAATTTTCCCAGAAATCGTTGTAACCAACTGTAAAAGGTTATGTCCTATGCTTGGAATAACTAAGCTTTCGAGAACCGCTTTCAAGGATTTCTCCGCGGATTGCTGTGAGGCAAAACAACTCCAAGCATAGTTTCCAGTATCACATAGATCTTTCGCTGCCTTTAAATCTCCCTCGGCTTGATCAAGCCAATCCCTTGTTCTCCTCAAGGTCTCGCTTCAACCTTTAGCTGAAATTTTAGAGGCAATTTTTAACTGGAATTTTAAGGACTACCCTTAAGGATTACGTTAAACCGGTATAATTATAAACCTTTCTTCAGGCCTTATGGACGTCGTCAAGGTAAGCTTCTGAGCCTTCTTTAAGCTTTTTTCACGCGAAGCTTAAAGGAGTCTTCTTCGATTTTCGCTTCTTCGGGTTGAAGCTTTGAGACTGTTTGAACGTAACAAGAAGCCTTTGAGGGTTAAGGTGGCTTCAGCACTTTTCTAT comes from the Candidatus Bathyarchaeia archaeon genome and includes:
- a CDS encoding PIN domain nuclease, encoding MSSSGPIKLLLDSTYLLPIIGVEVEGVERTLITLKKLREEDKAEYYYTPFNILEILGKLSKLKYDLNRVAAGLYAIEEEFTLTYQTAEGCVKALNLRSRGHRDIIDLLLYTTSLTRSIRFLTRDDNLIDFLDKNDQTTENVLREHELLEKYG
- a CDS encoding aspartyl protease family protein, encoding MGHVWVRAKIGDGERRRVVEVDALVDTGATLTVVPRKLAEELNLEVTGKSTVETGAGKLEFERSRIWMELEGRSEIVPALISNIIDKVLIGVVALEALGLQVDPIAGKLKEWTWLLYLNG
- a CDS encoding AbrB/MazE/SpoVT family DNA-binding domain-containing protein, with the translated sequence MFPEAKVKVSKKNTLYIPKSIANAVGIKEGNAVKLRVEGSNIVLEVLLDPFDLALTAPKFAKTTFKDFEKESEEFQDELFGSD
- a CDS encoding stage II sporulation protein M — encoded protein: MSGRGVYLAPHAPLEASAILYAASLSLQVRDAAWRGGLAAKLATRSISQAARRVLASGIVLAAAALLETFLSPMLL
- a CDS encoding nucleotidyltransferase domain-containing protein, with the protein product MPRYYSLKSCVEKLLSSDKRDRIKSIVLHGSMARGDYDYSSDVDLIIIVSEESEKLSDRIYEYSEYSNGWVELLIYTELEILEMFTNFNPLILNALKDGIVILDDGFWTGLKKRFDEMEKNGKLERRGDSWIIKAT
- a CDS encoding HEPN domain-containing protein gives rise to the protein MRRTRDWLDQAEGDLKAAKDLCDTGNYAWSCFASQQSAEKSLKAVLESLVIPSIGHNLLQLVTTISGKIEVSNSLKSACKRLNRFYIPTRYPNAFPSGAPIHMYDREDAVQAVKDAEEVFNFAKKVARVA
- a CDS encoding alpha/beta hydrolase, giving the protein MRLFVDPIVIENRGHRMLGLLHVPSESNPPVVVMCHGWTGNMHSHGLFVECADALCDEGFMVLRFDFRGSEHSEGEFSQVTVKGEVSDLRKVLKTLPNLGCDCNRLGVLGYSLGGLVALRGAREAAKAMVLWAPTSRPAEEFKRILGEAKLAELERKGYTWFVKEPSPYRRTVKFKVGLPFWREIQRLNPAEEVEGLKCPVRVIHGVQDDLVDYRHSVELSKRLPINSDLKLIEGANHMFDQPEHASQLVKLTMEWFKKWV
- a CDS encoding type II toxin-antitoxin system VapC family toxin, with translation MKFLNVKVYAVMEVLTIRGSEKEIFETASKESLTVYDASYFYMAVRNGLILVTDDHKLKENGVKIRRNAWQ
- a CDS encoding DUF6485 family protein, encoding MNECVNIRVNLANCPCTYPCDMRGKCCECVRNHRAHNELPACYFQPEIEKTYDRSIEKFLSLYKQQTNPLKNL